In a genomic window of Spirosoma agri:
- the porV gene encoding type IX secretion system outer membrane channel protein PorV, with protein MKRNFFRVLLGVCTIFPSVIFAQTNLAGQNLGIPTSAVPFLNFTPDARSGALGEAGVALGDADANAIFWNPSKLVFAKQAKGASISYTPWLRDLIGDMYYTYLTGYSKVGKNSVIGGSLMYFDLGTVNFTTATGVAAGTFNSREYALTASFSQRLSQNFSLGVDLKYLNSNLASGSSNPGLKPGGTAAADISAFYRNEARDNATGKGIGWAFGGMISNLGGKINYGGQQQYFIPTNLRLGTALTIYADQYNKFNIVADVNKLMVPTPPEYARDANGNLIQIAGSNPAKYQIARGKDPDRNYLSAVFGSFADAPGGLGEELREFTVSTGVEYWYNEQFAVRAGYFGESNIKGGRKYATTGIGLRLQQRFGVDFSYLIPVNQGNPLANTFRISLHLNFSGTNAVGSEDDEPISEDTND; from the coding sequence ATGAAGCGCAATTTTTTCCGTGTTCTTCTTGGCGTTTGCACTATTTTTCCTTCCGTCATTTTCGCCCAAACCAATCTAGCAGGACAGAATCTGGGCATACCAACATCAGCCGTTCCCTTCCTGAATTTCACGCCGGATGCCCGTTCGGGTGCGCTGGGTGAAGCCGGAGTGGCCTTAGGTGATGCCGATGCCAATGCTATTTTCTGGAACCCATCCAAGCTGGTTTTCGCCAAGCAGGCTAAAGGGGCATCCATTTCGTACACCCCCTGGCTCCGGGATCTGATCGGTGATATGTATTACACCTATCTGACGGGTTATTCTAAAGTGGGTAAGAACTCGGTGATCGGCGGATCGCTGATGTATTTTGACCTGGGAACTGTCAATTTTACAACCGCAACGGGCGTTGCAGCCGGCACGTTTAATTCCCGTGAATATGCCCTTACCGCGTCGTTCTCGCAGCGACTATCCCAGAATTTCTCGCTGGGTGTCGATCTGAAATATTTAAACTCGAACCTAGCCTCTGGTTCATCGAACCCAGGTCTGAAGCCGGGTGGAACGGCAGCCGCTGACATTAGCGCTTTTTACCGGAACGAAGCGCGCGACAATGCGACCGGAAAGGGCATTGGCTGGGCATTCGGCGGTATGATCTCTAACCTAGGTGGTAAAATCAACTACGGTGGACAGCAGCAGTATTTCATTCCCACGAACCTGCGTCTGGGAACCGCACTGACCATTTACGCCGATCAGTACAACAAGTTTAACATTGTGGCAGATGTCAATAAACTGATGGTGCCAACGCCCCCTGAATACGCACGGGATGCTAACGGAAATCTAATTCAGATAGCTGGCAGTAACCCTGCAAAATACCAGATTGCGCGGGGTAAGGACCCCGACCGGAATTACCTCAGCGCTGTCTTCGGCTCGTTTGCTGATGCACCCGGCGGTCTTGGCGAAGAGTTGAGAGAGTTCACCGTTTCGACGGGCGTTGAGTACTGGTACAACGAACAATTTGCGGTTCGGGCCGGCTACTTCGGCGAATCGAACATCAAAGGTGGTCGCAAATACGCGACGACAGGTATCGGCCTGCGCCTTCAGCAGCGATTTGGGGTAGATTTCTCGTACCTTATCCCGGTCAATCAGGGCAATCCGCTCGCCAATACATTCCGTATCTCGCTACACCTGAACTTTAGCGGTACCAATGCCGTCGGTTCAGAAGATGACGAGCCTATCTCAGAAGATACCAACGATTAA
- a CDS encoding M16 family metallopeptidase, with the protein MVLDRKQPPAFQVIQEIQLPAFQTHTLDNGVLLNLVAIPQQPVLRIECIFDAGTWQEQVPGTSFFALKMLAEGTAGRSSAQISEYLDSYGAFLELNSGPDRASVVVYCLTKFLPNVLPVLRELLTEPTFPQKELDDLRNITLQNLRVNYEKNAYVAGVLFREKLFGPHHPYGRSQRPDVIEQLTRESVVNFYERSIQKRPYRLLLAGQASENEVLLINKELGQLPIDNGDVLTGGAPAIDDDGLPVLSEKPDSIQSSIRLGRRLFTRSHPDFFKMLVTNELLGGYFGSRLMKNIREEKGFTYGISSNMPSFRRDGYFIIGTDVNKENTQQTLDEIQKEIRILQTEAVPLEELETVQNFMAGEFVGSLNTPFEIADRYKVILLDGLPVDFLTTYIERLRAVTPDDIMETANNYLAEGSLREVVVGGK; encoded by the coding sequence ATGGTACTAGATAGAAAGCAACCACCGGCCTTTCAGGTCATTCAGGAAATACAGCTTCCCGCCTTTCAAACCCACACGTTAGACAACGGTGTTCTTCTGAACCTGGTTGCCATACCGCAGCAACCTGTACTGCGAATAGAGTGTATTTTTGACGCTGGGACATGGCAGGAACAAGTGCCCGGAACATCCTTTTTTGCGTTGAAGATGCTAGCCGAAGGAACCGCTGGTCGCTCATCGGCGCAGATCAGCGAATACCTCGATAGCTATGGTGCGTTTCTGGAGTTGAACAGCGGACCAGACCGGGCGAGTGTGGTTGTTTATTGCCTCACCAAGTTTCTGCCCAACGTGCTGCCCGTTCTTCGTGAACTATTGACGGAGCCGACGTTCCCCCAAAAAGAACTGGATGATCTCCGTAATATCACCCTTCAGAACCTGCGGGTCAACTACGAGAAGAATGCTTATGTAGCCGGGGTTTTATTTCGGGAGAAGTTATTTGGTCCGCACCATCCGTATGGCCGCAGCCAGCGCCCCGATGTGATCGAGCAGCTTACCCGCGAAAGCGTTGTCAATTTCTACGAACGCTCTATACAGAAGCGGCCTTACCGATTGTTGCTGGCTGGCCAGGCATCCGAAAATGAGGTCCTGCTGATCAATAAAGAACTAGGACAGCTGCCGATCGACAACGGAGATGTGTTAACCGGCGGAGCACCGGCTATTGATGACGATGGCTTGCCCGTACTCTCGGAAAAACCGGATAGCATCCAGTCATCGATCCGGTTGGGCCGACGGCTTTTTACCCGCTCGCATCCTGATTTCTTCAAGATGCTTGTGACGAACGAACTGTTGGGCGGCTACTTTGGCTCACGACTCATGAAGAATATTCGTGAAGAGAAGGGCTTTACGTATGGCATTTCATCCAATATGCCTTCCTTCCGGCGGGATGGTTACTTCATAATCGGCACCGACGTTAACAAAGAGAATACGCAACAAACGCTGGACGAGATACAAAAGGAAATTCGGATTCTACAAACTGAAGCTGTGCCACTGGAGGAACTGGAAACCGTGCAAAACTTTATGGCGGGGGAGTTTGTCGGCTCGCTGAATACACCCTTTGAAATTGCTGACCGCTACAAAGTCATTTTGCTGGATGGGTTGCCCGTCGATTTTCTGACCACGTACATTGAGCGTCTGCGAGCCGTAACACCTGATGACATTATGGAAACGGCTAACAACTACCTGGCCGAAGGCAGTCTGCGCGAAGTAGTCGTTGGCGGCAAATAA
- the plsY gene encoding glycerol-3-phosphate 1-O-acyltransferase PlsY, translating into MNVLLICITTLVAYLLGSIPTAVWYGQGFFGIDIRQHGSGNAGATNTFRVLGKRAGTIVMLVDVLKGYTAAIMSILLWYLDVITHNEIMTFEIVFGLVAVFGHLYPVFADFRGGKGVASLLGMVLAIHPEMALVCIGIFLLVVIASQYVSLGSILAALAFPVLLLLRVFGEKENPLLIVFGFVMFLMVVITHQKNIGRLMRGQENRTVLIRLRKKREQ; encoded by the coding sequence ATGAACGTCTTATTAATTTGTATTACCACACTGGTCGCGTATCTACTTGGCTCCATTCCAACTGCCGTCTGGTATGGTCAGGGCTTTTTTGGGATCGATATTCGTCAGCATGGTAGTGGTAATGCCGGTGCAACAAATACATTCAGAGTATTGGGTAAACGGGCGGGTACGATCGTCATGCTAGTCGATGTACTAAAAGGCTACACGGCTGCCATCATGTCTATATTACTGTGGTATCTGGATGTGATCACCCATAATGAGATCATGACTTTTGAGATCGTGTTTGGGTTGGTTGCCGTTTTTGGGCATCTTTATCCAGTTTTTGCTGATTTCAGAGGAGGCAAGGGCGTTGCATCGTTGTTAGGAATGGTGCTGGCTATCCACCCCGAAATGGCGCTGGTCTGTATCGGCATTTTCCTTCTGGTTGTGATTGCTTCTCAATACGTTTCCCTTGGTTCGATTCTGGCTGCTCTTGCGTTTCCAGTGCTGCTGTTGCTGCGCGTCTTCGGCGAAAAAGAAAACCCATTGCTAATCGTTTTTGGCTTCGTTATGTTTCTGATGGTGGTGATAACGCATCAGAAAAATATAGGTCGATTGATGCGTGGTCAGGAAAACCGAACCGTGTTGATTCGTCTGCGGAAAAAGCGCGAACAATAA
- a CDS encoding dipeptidase, translated as MTTYLDANKQRFLDELLELLRIPSVSADSNFKGDVRRAAEFVKEKLAAAGLDNASLYETPGHPVVYAEKLVDASRPTVLVYGHYDVQPADPYELWNSPPFEPTIRNERIYARGACDDKGQFYMHIKAIEAMIATDGLPCNVKVMIEGEEEVGSDHLGTFVAEHRDMLKADVILISDTSIISNETPSLETGLRGLSYVEVEVTGPNRDLHSGVYGGGVANPVNVLCEMIASLHDESGRITIPGFYDDVADLSDAERAELAKAPFVLEDYKQDLGINDVAGEMGYSTNERTSIRPTLDVNGIWGGYTGEGAKTVLPSKASAKISMRLVPNQTPDEITELFTKHFTAIAPASVSVKVTPHHGGLPYVTPVDSVEFEAASKAFEDAWGKKPIPTRGGGSIPIVALFERELGIKSILMGFGLDSDALHSPNESYGLFNFYKGIETIPYFYKNYAELKR; from the coding sequence ATGACTACGTACCTTGACGCTAACAAGCAGCGATTTCTGGATGAGCTTCTTGAATTGCTGCGTATTCCCTCTGTTTCAGCCGATTCCAACTTCAAAGGCGATGTTCGTCGAGCGGCCGAGTTTGTTAAAGAAAAACTAGCGGCTGCTGGTCTTGATAACGCCAGTCTGTACGAAACACCGGGCCATCCGGTCGTTTACGCCGAAAAACTTGTAGATGCCAGTCGTCCAACCGTTCTGGTTTACGGGCACTATGACGTGCAACCCGCTGATCCGTATGAACTCTGGAACTCACCGCCTTTTGAGCCGACTATTCGTAACGAGCGCATCTACGCGCGTGGTGCCTGCGATGATAAAGGTCAATTTTACATGCATATAAAGGCCATCGAAGCGATGATCGCTACCGACGGATTGCCTTGCAACGTGAAAGTGATGATCGAAGGGGAAGAAGAGGTAGGTTCGGATCACCTCGGTACGTTTGTCGCCGAACATCGTGACATGCTCAAGGCCGACGTTATTTTGATTTCTGATACGAGCATCATTTCGAACGAAACACCGTCGCTCGAAACCGGATTGCGGGGCCTCTCTTACGTGGAAGTAGAGGTGACAGGTCCCAATCGCGACCTCCACTCAGGCGTGTATGGTGGGGGTGTGGCCAATCCTGTCAATGTACTCTGTGAGATGATTGCCTCATTGCATGATGAATCCGGCCGCATTACGATTCCTGGTTTTTACGACGATGTTGCTGACCTAAGCGATGCCGAACGGGCCGAATTAGCCAAAGCACCCTTCGTCCTGGAGGACTACAAGCAGGATCTGGGAATCAATGACGTGGCCGGAGAAATGGGTTATTCAACCAACGAACGAACCTCAATTCGTCCTACACTTGATGTGAATGGCATTTGGGGGGGGTACACGGGTGAGGGAGCTAAAACGGTACTGCCATCAAAAGCATCGGCCAAGATTAGTATGCGGCTGGTGCCAAATCAGACACCCGACGAAATCACGGAGCTATTTACGAAGCACTTTACCGCCATTGCACCCGCCAGCGTTAGCGTCAAGGTGACACCGCATCATGGCGGACTACCCTATGTGACACCTGTAGATTCCGTAGAGTTCGAAGCCGCGAGCAAGGCGTTTGAAGATGCCTGGGGTAAAAAGCCGATTCCAACGCGGGGTGGTGGCAGCATTCCCATCGTTGCACTGTTCGAACGAGAATTAGGAATCAAGTCTATTTTGATGGGCTTCGGATTGGATAGCGATGCGCTCCACTCACCCAACGAAAGCTATGGCCTGTTCAACTTTTATAAGGGAATAGAAACCATTCCTTATTTCTACAAAAATTACGCCGAGCTAAAACGATAA
- a CDS encoding DUF1207 domain-containing protein translates to MKKALLIFLLSTLIGTVTFAQQPATPAKTTAPAARTLTPAEQKQKDKIDREVQRERQIRAEWAQKQREYEAKQAEKERQKQAKKAEKERQQQEKESGKLSPAPVSAPPTPVAEPASPTSTPTPTVTEPTRKEKREKRKKEEAERPAPPVQEAPKEVTPAEPAPVSPAPVEKPKKAEKLPRPKREKKAVVQSVDSVAAPSIASEPSMSRPRREFLPKGHLFEPILLDPLEAQTYGSVLPAYYTDGEKYKGSIVPFAFGFAKAFYRRTPEPGRSSEWVLDLASFTQFEAYHDNKLNKARRQIMNNDYKISIIYNVRRGANNYRFRVYHISSHLGDDYIYRNNITAPTPNSVNYEQLDATYSRNVNNWRLYGGAGIVLRKSEERKLLSAQLGAFYKKPSDKAARLVGGADIKFWQQTGFRPGIHAGIGIELGRTQNNLTFLLEGYSGFRPYSQYENQQVNWVGIGLYLNPF, encoded by the coding sequence ATGAAGAAAGCGCTACTAATTTTCCTGTTGAGTACTCTAATAGGAACCGTCACGTTTGCCCAGCAACCTGCTACACCAGCTAAAACAACCGCTCCTGCCGCTCGGACATTGACACCAGCGGAGCAAAAGCAAAAGGATAAAATAGACCGTGAAGTTCAGCGCGAACGGCAGATAAGGGCTGAGTGGGCCCAGAAACAGCGTGAGTACGAAGCGAAGCAGGCGGAGAAAGAACGTCAGAAGCAAGCTAAGAAAGCGGAAAAAGAGCGCCAGCAACAGGAAAAAGAATCAGGAAAATTGAGCCCGGCACCCGTCAGCGCACCACCAACGCCTGTAGCAGAGCCTGCATCGCCAACATCAACTCCTACGCCGACGGTCACGGAGCCAACGCGTAAGGAAAAGCGGGAAAAACGGAAAAAAGAGGAGGCTGAGAGACCTGCTCCCCCCGTTCAGGAGGCACCTAAAGAGGTAACACCGGCTGAACCGGCTCCTGTTTCCCCAGCTCCTGTTGAAAAGCCTAAAAAAGCAGAAAAACTACCACGTCCTAAGCGGGAGAAAAAGGCCGTAGTTCAATCGGTTGATTCTGTGGCTGCCCCGTCGATTGCCAGCGAGCCATCGATGTCCAGACCCCGTCGCGAGTTTTTACCGAAAGGGCATCTTTTCGAGCCAATTTTGCTTGATCCGCTCGAAGCACAAACGTACGGTAGCGTACTACCTGCCTATTATACCGACGGAGAGAAGTACAAAGGGAGTATTGTTCCGTTCGCGTTTGGATTTGCAAAGGCGTTTTATCGGCGGACGCCTGAACCCGGCCGTTCATCGGAATGGGTGCTTGATCTGGCTTCGTTTACTCAGTTTGAAGCTTATCATGATAATAAGCTGAACAAAGCGCGTCGGCAGATCATGAACAACGATTATAAGATCAGCATTATTTATAATGTCCGGCGGGGAGCCAACAACTACCGCTTCCGGGTCTATCACATCTCGTCGCACCTGGGTGATGATTACATCTACCGCAACAATATCACAGCGCCGACGCCCAACTCGGTCAACTACGAACAGCTGGACGCGACGTACAGCCGGAACGTGAACAACTGGCGGCTGTATGGGGGGGCTGGTATTGTACTCCGCAAATCAGAAGAACGCAAGCTGCTGAGTGCCCAGCTTGGCGCGTTCTACAAAAAACCATCCGATAAGGCGGCTCGTCTGGTTGGTGGGGCTGACATTAAATTCTGGCAACAGACCGGCTTCCGGCCCGGCATTCATGCGGGTATCGGCATTGAGTTAGGACGGACGCAGAATAATCTGACGTTCCTGCTCGAAGGCTATTCCGGATTCCGACCCTACAGCCAGTACGAGAACCAGCAGGTTAACTGGGTCGGTATCGGCCTGTATCTGAACCCGTTTTGA
- the purB gene encoding adenylosuccinate lyase, producing the protein MDLSALTAISPVDGRYRRQVDGLAPYFSELGLIHYRVRIEIEYFIALCEWPIPQLAGVEPAQFPALRALYENFTEADALRIKDIEKTTNHDVKAVEYFIKEKLKGSPVEPYLEFVHFGLTSQDINNTAVPLLLDDALETEILPLYRQVFVRLQQLAEQWGDIPMLAKTHGQPASPTRLGKELMVFVERVEKQLHLLADIPTAAKFGGATGNFNAHVVAYPNEDWKKFGDAFVEGLGMVRSQFTTQIEHYDMLAATLDAFKRLNTILIDLDRDIWTYVSMNYFKQRLKEGEVGSSAMPHKVNPIDFENSEGNLGIANALFEHLSGKLPISRLQRDLTDSTVLRSLGVPFAHSVIALKSLLKGLDKLELNPTAIHNDLDDNWAVVAEGIQTILRREGYPQPYEALKALTRTNQKITADTIKTFIDELNVSDSVKTELRAITPFSYTGL; encoded by the coding sequence ATGGATTTATCAGCATTAACGGCTATATCACCCGTTGACGGTCGTTATCGGCGTCAGGTTGATGGGTTGGCTCCTTATTTCTCAGAACTTGGTCTTATTCATTACCGGGTTCGTATTGAGATCGAATACTTTATCGCGCTTTGTGAATGGCCAATTCCCCAACTGGCGGGTGTTGAACCTGCGCAATTTCCTGCACTTCGTGCTTTGTACGAAAACTTTACAGAAGCCGATGCCTTACGCATTAAAGACATTGAGAAAACAACCAATCACGATGTAAAGGCCGTCGAGTATTTCATCAAAGAAAAGCTAAAAGGATCGCCCGTAGAGCCGTATCTGGAGTTTGTCCACTTCGGCCTAACATCGCAGGATATTAATAATACCGCTGTGCCGCTCCTGCTGGACGATGCCCTCGAAACAGAGATTCTTCCGCTATATCGTCAGGTGTTTGTTCGCTTACAGCAGTTAGCGGAGCAGTGGGGTGACATACCTATGCTGGCAAAGACACATGGTCAGCCCGCATCGCCAACGCGGCTGGGAAAGGAGTTGATGGTGTTTGTCGAGCGCGTTGAAAAACAACTGCATTTATTGGCCGACATTCCAACGGCTGCTAAATTCGGGGGAGCAACCGGCAACTTCAACGCTCATGTGGTGGCGTATCCGAACGAAGACTGGAAAAAATTTGGTGATGCTTTTGTTGAAGGGCTGGGTATGGTGCGTAGCCAGTTTACAACGCAGATCGAGCATTATGACATGCTGGCGGCTACGCTGGATGCGTTTAAACGGCTGAACACGATTCTGATCGATCTGGATCGTGATATCTGGACGTACGTGTCCATGAATTACTTCAAGCAACGGCTCAAGGAAGGTGAAGTAGGCTCGTCGGCAATGCCGCACAAAGTCAATCCCATCGATTTCGAAAATTCGGAAGGGAATCTGGGTATCGCCAACGCCTTGTTTGAACACCTTTCGGGGAAGTTGCCGATCTCGCGACTGCAACGGGATTTGACTGATTCGACCGTGTTGAGAAGCCTTGGTGTTCCGTTTGCCCATTCCGTCATTGCGCTTAAATCGTTGCTGAAGGGGCTGGACAAACTTGAACTCAATCCGACTGCTATTCACAACGACCTTGACGATAACTGGGCAGTCGTAGCGGAAGGAATTCAGACCATTCTTCGGCGCGAAGGCTATCCGCAACCGTATGAAGCGCTGAAAGCCCTGACCCGCACGAACCAGAAAATTACGGCTGATACCATCAAGACGTTTATCGATGAGTTGAACGTCTCCGATTCGGTAAAGACTGAACTACGGGCGATCACCCCCTTTAGCTACACCGGCTTGTAG
- the proC gene encoding pyrroline-5-carboxylate reductase has translation MKIAIVGCGNMGMAFAKSFLQYDLVKKDDLLLIEKSADRSESLKLEKAGVVVDTIGAHVGQTDLVILSVKPQDFNGVYEALRDVIQPKQIVLSIMAGIPIAQIQEKLDHPLVVRAMPNTPAMLGMGITGFTAAKEVDSSSLRRVENLINATGRSIFLEDEAMLDAVTALSGSGPAYFYYVVKAMIEAGKQMGFDDAVSGLLVKQTMLGAYHLINNADKSLDDLIKAVASKGGTTEAALREFESGGLSDTLVTGIKAAQIRATELSKG, from the coding sequence ATGAAAATTGCTATCGTTGGTTGCGGCAACATGGGTATGGCCTTTGCCAAGTCGTTTCTGCAATATGATCTGGTAAAAAAAGACGACCTCCTACTGATCGAAAAAAGCGCCGATCGTTCTGAATCACTGAAACTGGAAAAAGCGGGTGTCGTTGTCGATACCATCGGCGCCCATGTTGGCCAGACCGACTTAGTTATCCTTTCGGTAAAACCGCAGGACTTCAATGGTGTATATGAAGCATTGCGGGATGTGATACAGCCAAAACAAATTGTGCTATCCATTATGGCGGGCATTCCCATCGCCCAGATCCAGGAAAAACTCGACCATCCTCTTGTAGTACGCGCCATGCCTAACACGCCAGCCATGCTGGGTATGGGCATCACTGGTTTTACCGCAGCTAAAGAGGTTGATTCGAGCAGTTTGCGCCGGGTCGAAAACCTCATCAACGCTACGGGACGGTCTATCTTTCTGGAAGACGAAGCGATGCTGGATGCCGTAACGGCCCTAAGCGGTAGTGGTCCTGCCTATTTCTACTATGTCGTGAAAGCCATGATCGAAGCAGGTAAGCAAATGGGTTTTGACGACGCCGTTTCCGGATTACTGGTGAAGCAGACAATGCTGGGCGCTTACCACCTGATCAACAATGCGGACAAATCGCTGGACGATCTTATCAAAGCGGTGGCATCAAAAGGAGGTACTACTGAGGCTGCTTTGCGCGAATTTGAAAGCGGTGGACTGTCCGATACGCTCGTTACCGGAATCAAAGCAGCCCAGATCAGAGCCACCGAACTCTCAAAAGGCTAA
- a CDS encoding TlpA disulfide reductase family protein gives MKNLFLSVAGFLVISFSANAQTTKPFTVTGKIKTATPGSYVYLETNSQPTRKVDSTKVQAGNTFTLNGKVADGGEVFVLNVGGGQKLALLVEGGETLMVTADGYRMDAKTGQTGAATITGSKNMEYYEKLSALRTDMEKRVANWNKQVATATEKKDSKRIAQIEQEYQTAEQDVVNKVKAILPEMGTSLVSLFALNFINIDTDFATYDALAQRFEKENPNSPHAKSLIGRVTRIKGVMVGSQAPEIALTDTTGTPVPLSSLRGKYVLLDFWASWCGPCRMENPNVVRMYNKYKDKGFAIYSVSLDQTKGNWTKAIRNDNLTWTHVSDLKYWQSAAAQQYGVQAIPATFLLDKEGKIIAKNLRGDALEQKLDEILKGGQ, from the coding sequence ATGAAAAACCTGTTTTTGAGCGTAGCTGGCTTTCTGGTCATCAGTTTCTCGGCCAATGCACAAACGACAAAGCCGTTCACAGTAACGGGCAAGATCAAAACGGCTACGCCGGGAAGCTACGTCTATCTGGAAACCAACTCACAGCCAACCCGCAAAGTAGACTCGACCAAAGTGCAGGCAGGCAACACCTTCACGCTGAACGGTAAAGTAGCTGATGGCGGGGAAGTATTTGTCCTGAACGTTGGCGGTGGTCAAAAACTGGCGCTGCTGGTTGAAGGTGGGGAAACACTCATGGTGACGGCAGACGGTTATCGGATGGATGCCAAAACCGGGCAGACCGGTGCGGCAACTATAACCGGCTCCAAAAACATGGAGTACTACGAAAAGCTGTCAGCGTTACGGACGGATATGGAAAAGCGGGTTGCTAACTGGAACAAGCAGGTGGCAACCGCGACCGAGAAGAAGGATAGCAAACGAATTGCGCAGATCGAGCAGGAGTACCAGACGGCGGAACAGGATGTGGTTAACAAAGTAAAAGCGATACTGCCCGAAATGGGAACGTCGCTTGTATCGTTGTTTGCGCTGAATTTCATCAATATCGATACTGATTTTGCAACCTACGATGCACTGGCACAACGCTTCGAGAAAGAGAATCCGAACAGCCCCCACGCAAAATCGCTGATTGGCCGCGTTACCCGGATCAAAGGTGTGATGGTCGGTTCGCAGGCTCCCGAAATTGCACTTACTGATACGACAGGCACACCGGTTCCCCTATCGTCGCTACGAGGCAAGTACGTTCTGCTTGATTTCTGGGCGTCGTGGTGTGGACCCTGCCGAATGGAAAACCCGAACGTTGTCCGGATGTATAACAAGTACAAAGACAAGGGTTTTGCCATCTACAGCGTTTCGCTCGATCAGACCAAAGGCAACTGGACCAAAGCCATTCGCAACGATAACCTGACCTGGACGCACGTTTCTGACCTAAAATACTGGCAATCGGCAGCCGCTCAGCAATACGGTGTTCAGGCGATTCCAGCTACCTTTCTGCTTGATAAAGAAGGGAAAATCATTGCCAAAAACCTGCGGGGGGATGCATTGGAGCAGAAACTCGATGAAATCCTGAAAGGGGGGCAATAG
- the gatB gene encoding Asp-tRNA(Asn)/Glu-tRNA(Gln) amidotransferase subunit GatB: protein MVAEENSSPEVLAQPNGVQYEAVIGLEVHCQLLTQSKIFAADANAFGAEPNTNISVITLAHPGTLPKLNRKAVEYAIRMGLACGSEITRHNVFARKNYFYPDLPKGYQLSQDKGPICVGGGIPIKAKDPETGQSYQTTIQLHHIHLEEDAGKSIHDGDEWATQLDYNRAGTPLIEMVTDPTIRTADEAGQYLTEVRRLVRYLDICDGNMEEGSLRCDVNVSIRPKGATNLGTKVEVKNLNSIRNVMRAVDSEFKRQVEVTESGGRITQETRTFDAATGLSFAMREKETMNDYRYFPDPDLTPVHISDDWLATIQSQMPILPTELYQKFITHYGLPDYDAALLTDSKELADYYEAVCSHTSNYKAASNWIMGAVKGQLNEKTIRDRQFPISSDRLASLITLIDDGVVSQTAAQQVFTLMIAQPDHSAAELAKTHGLVQNRNTDALQSLVEEVLAAWPDKVAQYQKGKKNLLGMFVGEVMKKSKGSADPKLVNELITKTLQAT, encoded by the coding sequence ATGGTAGCCGAAGAGAATTCTTCGCCGGAGGTGCTGGCGCAGCCAAACGGAGTCCAATACGAAGCCGTAATTGGATTGGAAGTGCACTGCCAGCTGCTGACCCAAAGCAAAATTTTTGCGGCCGACGCAAACGCGTTTGGCGCTGAGCCGAATACAAACATAAGTGTCATCACGCTGGCCCATCCTGGCACACTCCCCAAGCTGAATCGTAAAGCCGTTGAGTATGCCATCCGTATGGGGCTGGCCTGCGGTAGTGAAATTACCCGCCACAATGTTTTCGCCCGAAAAAATTATTTTTATCCTGATCTGCCCAAAGGGTATCAGCTTTCGCAGGATAAAGGGCCGATCTGCGTGGGTGGCGGTATTCCGATAAAGGCGAAAGACCCGGAAACAGGACAGTCCTATCAAACGACGATTCAGCTACACCATATTCATCTCGAAGAAGATGCCGGCAAGTCGATTCACGATGGGGATGAATGGGCTACTCAGCTTGACTACAATCGTGCTGGTACACCCCTGATCGAGATGGTAACCGACCCCACTATTCGCACAGCCGATGAAGCCGGGCAATACCTGACCGAAGTACGTCGGCTGGTTCGTTATCTGGACATTTGCGATGGCAATATGGAGGAAGGATCGTTGCGGTGCGATGTCAACGTTTCCATCCGGCCCAAAGGTGCGACTAATCTGGGGACGAAGGTGGAAGTGAAGAACCTGAACTCTATCCGGAATGTGATGCGGGCAGTCGATAGCGAATTTAAACGGCAGGTCGAGGTTACTGAATCCGGTGGGCGAATTACACAGGAGACCCGCACATTCGACGCAGCAACCGGCCTTAGTTTTGCCATGCGCGAGAAAGAGACGATGAATGACTATCGGTATTTTCCCGATCCCGATCTTACACCCGTACACATTTCGGACGACTGGTTAGCGACCATTCAGTCGCAGATGCCCATTCTGCCAACTGAACTGTACCAGAAATTCATCACTCATTATGGCTTGCCTGATTACGACGCGGCCCTTTTGACAGATTCGAAAGAACTGGCTGACTATTACGAAGCTGTCTGCAGCCATACTTCTAATTACAAAGCAGCATCCAACTGGATCATGGGGGCGGTGAAAGGGCAGCTTAACGAAAAAACAATTCGTGACCGTCAGTTTCCAATTTCGTCTGACCGGTTGGCTTCGCTCATTACGTTGATTGATGACGGTGTGGTGAGCCAGACGGCTGCGCAACAGGTCTTTACCCTGATGATCGCCCAGCCTGACCATTCAGCCGCTGAACTGGCCAAAACGCATGGTTTGGTACAGAATCGCAATACGGATGCGTTGCAATCGTTGGTAGAAGAAGTACTGGCTGCCTGGCCTGACAAAGTAGCTCAATACCAGAAGGGAAAGAAGAATTTGCTGGGTATGTTTGTCGGCGAGGTAATGAAAAAATCGAAAGGTTCGGCCGATCCTAAATTGGTGAATGAATTAATAACGAAGACACTACAAGCAACATGA